In Paraburkholderia flagellata, a genomic segment contains:
- a CDS encoding efflux transporter outer membrane subunit yields the protein MRAAAFARVAAPVLVMSLLNGCLLGPNYERPKADVPATYRFAYPDVADVANTTWWEQFDDPVLNDLVKTALENNLNVKQAAARVDEFMGQFVSTRSALFPQASAGFSAARERASQNGPTPIPAGVSPVFNEFQASVSAFWTIDLFGQVRRETEAARANVNAAEQSRRATILTLVASVATSYITLRSLDMQLEIAQSTTVSRADSVHVFTLRQQFGQTSDMELAQSQSDYAATKATIPQFEQQIAQQEDALSVLLGSNPEPILRGRALVDLSTPAVPEGMPSDLLERRPDLLQAEQNLVAQNALIGAARALYFPQISLTGLFGSVSTQFSNLFTGPARVWSFAGSAVMPIFTGGNIYGQNKQAEARQQEALFAYENAIKVAFQQVNDALISVQKSREQFEIQSQQVAYLRKYLRLARLRYEGGYTSYLEVLDAERNLFNAELQQTQTRAATLTNLVNLYMAMGGGWVVQAEQMSVPAPASGPSPAQPTTPEPVAQAPQ from the coding sequence ATGCGTGCCGCTGCCTTCGCGCGCGTCGCTGCGCCGGTCCTCGTGATGAGCTTGCTGAACGGCTGTCTGCTCGGTCCCAACTACGAACGGCCGAAAGCGGATGTGCCGGCAACGTACCGGTTTGCGTACCCGGACGTGGCCGACGTCGCCAACACCACGTGGTGGGAGCAGTTCGACGACCCGGTACTGAACGACCTGGTGAAGACCGCGCTCGAGAACAACCTCAACGTGAAGCAGGCGGCCGCGCGTGTCGACGAATTCATGGGGCAGTTCGTGAGCACCCGTTCGGCGCTGTTCCCGCAGGCGAGCGCCGGTTTCAGCGCGGCGCGCGAGCGCGCGTCGCAGAACGGGCCGACGCCGATACCGGCTGGCGTTTCGCCGGTCTTCAACGAGTTCCAGGCGAGCGTGTCGGCCTTCTGGACCATCGACCTGTTTGGCCAGGTACGACGCGAAACCGAGGCGGCGCGTGCGAACGTGAACGCGGCCGAACAGAGCCGCCGCGCGACGATCCTGACGCTCGTCGCATCGGTCGCGACGTCCTATATCACGCTGCGCAGCCTCGATATGCAGCTTGAGATCGCACAGAGCACGACCGTGAGCCGGGCCGATTCCGTACACGTGTTCACGCTGCGCCAGCAGTTCGGACAGACCTCGGATATGGAGCTTGCCCAGAGCCAGTCCGACTATGCGGCGACGAAGGCGACCATCCCGCAATTCGAGCAGCAGATCGCACAGCAGGAAGATGCGCTCTCGGTGCTGCTCGGCAGCAATCCGGAGCCGATCCTGCGCGGCCGCGCACTGGTGGATCTCTCGACGCCCGCCGTCCCTGAGGGCATGCCGTCGGACCTGCTCGAACGCCGGCCCGACCTGCTGCAGGCCGAGCAGAATCTGGTCGCGCAAAATGCGCTGATTGGCGCGGCGCGCGCGCTGTATTTCCCGCAAATCTCGCTCACGGGACTCTTCGGATCCGTGAGCACGCAGTTCTCCAATCTCTTCACCGGACCTGCGCGGGTATGGTCGTTTGCCGGCTCGGCAGTGATGCCGATCTTCACGGGCGGCAATATCTACGGCCAGAACAAGCAAGCCGAAGCGCGGCAACAGGAGGCGCTGTTCGCCTACGAAAATGCGATCAAGGTTGCGTTCCAGCAGGTCAACGACGCGCTGATCTCGGTGCAAAAGTCACGCGAGCAGTTTGAGATTCAGAGCCAGCAGGTCGCCTACCTGCGCAAATATCTGCGGCTCGCGCGGCTGCGTTACGAGGGCGGCTATACGAGCTACCTGGAGGTGCTCGATGCCGAGCGCAATCTGTTCAACGCGGAACTGCAGCAAACGCAGACACGGGCCGCGACGCTGACGAACCTCGTCAACCTCTACATGGCGATGGGCGGCGGCTGGGTCGTTCAGGCGGAGCAGATGAGCGTGCCGGCACCGGCAAGCGGACCATCGCCGGCGCAGCCGACTACGCCGGAACCCGTTGCGCAGGCGCCGCAATGA
- a CDS encoding bifunctional helix-turn-helix transcriptional regulator/GNAT family N-acetyltransferase: protein MSAADILQIRRFNRIVAESIGAIDDHFLGRGRPMGESRLLWEIGVDGTDIRALRARLNLDSGYVSRTLASLERQDLVAVRTHSNDRRVRRACLTEKGLMERAELERLSDAVALRALEPLGDEQRRRLVAAMSEVERLLQASLVHFALETPDSDEAKWCFEQYFGELNDRFEAGFDPSMSLSADAHELTAPQGALIVARLHGSPIGCVALKFHKKSPAELKRMWVSPTARGMGVGRRLIVEAEKRARQAKARVIRLETNRALREAISLYRQSGYIEVDAFSAEPYAHHWFEKRLV from the coding sequence ATGAGTGCAGCCGATATTCTCCAGATTCGTCGCTTTAACCGCATCGTCGCCGAGAGCATTGGCGCCATCGACGATCATTTCCTCGGACGAGGCCGCCCGATGGGTGAGTCACGCCTGCTATGGGAGATCGGTGTCGACGGTACGGATATTCGTGCTCTTCGCGCGAGGCTAAACCTTGATTCAGGCTATGTGAGCCGGACCTTGGCGTCTCTTGAGCGACAAGACCTTGTTGCCGTCCGCACTCATTCGAACGACCGCCGCGTGCGCCGGGCTTGCCTGACTGAGAAAGGGCTCATGGAAAGGGCCGAACTCGAACGGCTCTCCGACGCAGTCGCCTTACGTGCGCTCGAGCCGCTCGGCGACGAGCAGCGACGCAGGCTGGTCGCAGCCATGTCTGAGGTTGAGCGTTTGCTACAGGCATCGCTGGTGCATTTTGCCCTTGAGACGCCGGATAGTGATGAAGCGAAGTGGTGCTTTGAACAATACTTCGGTGAACTCAACGATCGCTTTGAGGCAGGATTCGATCCGTCTATGAGCCTGTCCGCAGATGCCCATGAACTGACGGCGCCGCAAGGCGCGTTGATCGTCGCGAGACTCCATGGAAGCCCGATAGGCTGCGTCGCGCTGAAGTTTCACAAGAAGTCGCCGGCCGAACTCAAGAGAATGTGGGTGAGTCCCACCGCACGAGGTATGGGTGTCGGCCGCCGGTTGATCGTCGAGGCGGAGAAGCGTGCCCGGCAGGCCAAAGCGCGCGTGATCCGCCTGGAGACAAATCGCGCTCTGCGCGAGGCGATTTCTCTATACCGGCAATCTGGATACATCGAAGTCGATGCGTTCAGCGCTGAACCCTATGCCCATCACTGGTTTGAAAAGCGATTGGTCTGA
- a CDS encoding glycogen/starch/alpha-glucan phosphorylase has protein sequence MAITPTSAANPSAESARSGLSIDALRRGVLDNLVCLQARTPGIATPHDWYMALAYSVRDRMLERWAATIQTYAERDLRVACYLSAEFLIGPQLGNNLVNLGIEDNARDAMHELGQDLDELLALEEEPGLGNGGLGRLAACYLDSLATLEIPSVGYGIRYEFGIFNQDIRDGWQVEVADLWLQKGNPWEIVRPNLSYDVSFGGHTEMWNDAQGRFRVRWLPARMVKGVACDTPMPGFRVNTCNTLRLWKSEAIESFALEDFNAGDYYQAVQEKVISETLSKVLYPNDEPEAGKRLRLAQQYFFVSCSLQDMLRLLDLKGEPVSRFAEMFTAQLNDTHPAIAVAELMRLLVDERLLPWEEAWDITRRTLAYTNHTLLPEALETWGLPLFGRLLPRPLEIIYEINRRFLDEVRQHYPGDEARVARMSIIDEAGEKKVRMAHLSTIGCHAVNGVAALHSALLTQTVLRDFAQLWPERFLNVTNGVTPRRFVLLANPGLARLLDETVGEGWVTDLTLLRKLEAHAGDPAFLEKWRAVKRANKKALAQRIRTATGVIVDPDALFDIQVKRIHEYKRQHLNALYVITLYQRLRRNRELGCVPRCFIFGGKAAPGYKMAKLMIRLITGIAEVVNNDPIVEDRLKVVFLPNFNVKNAQFIYPAADLSEQISTAGKEASGTGNMKFMMNGALTIGTLDGANVEIREETGDENFFLFGLTAEQVEYVKREGYRPAHYVEGNAELRDVLDLIAGGYFSCGDQEVFRPLVENLMRDDPFLVLADYADYVACQERVSEVWKDEARWTRMSVLNTARSGKFSSDRAIGEYCERIWTIAPVRIRVDRP, from the coding sequence GTGGCCATCACCCCAACGTCAGCCGCGAACCCGAGCGCCGAATCCGCGCGTAGCGGCCTGAGCATCGACGCGTTGCGGCGCGGCGTGCTCGACAATCTGGTCTGCCTGCAGGCCCGTACGCCGGGCATAGCGACGCCGCACGACTGGTACATGGCGCTAGCCTATAGCGTGCGTGACCGCATGCTGGAGCGCTGGGCTGCGACGATCCAGACCTATGCGGAGCGCGATTTGCGGGTGGCGTGCTACCTCTCCGCCGAGTTCCTGATTGGACCGCAGCTGGGTAACAACCTCGTCAATCTCGGTATCGAAGACAATGCGCGCGACGCCATGCACGAGCTCGGTCAGGATCTCGACGAACTGCTTGCACTCGAAGAAGAGCCGGGGCTCGGAAATGGCGGGCTAGGCAGGCTCGCGGCCTGTTATCTGGATTCGCTCGCGACGCTCGAAATTCCGTCCGTAGGCTACGGCATCCGCTATGAGTTCGGCATCTTCAATCAGGATATTCGCGATGGCTGGCAGGTCGAAGTCGCCGACCTTTGGCTGCAAAAGGGCAATCCATGGGAGATCGTGCGCCCAAACCTGAGCTACGACGTCTCGTTCGGCGGGCATACTGAAATGTGGAACGACGCGCAAGGCCGCTTTCGCGTGCGCTGGCTGCCTGCGCGCATGGTCAAAGGCGTGGCTTGTGATACGCCGATGCCCGGCTTTCGGGTCAATACGTGCAACACACTGCGCCTGTGGAAGAGCGAGGCTATCGAATCCTTCGCCCTGGAGGACTTCAATGCCGGCGACTACTACCAGGCCGTGCAGGAAAAGGTGATCTCCGAAACGCTGTCCAAGGTGCTGTATCCGAATGACGAGCCCGAAGCCGGCAAGCGACTGCGCCTTGCGCAACAGTACTTCTTCGTCTCGTGCTCGCTCCAGGACATGCTGCGTCTGCTCGATCTGAAAGGCGAACCTGTTTCGCGTTTCGCGGAAATGTTCACCGCGCAACTGAACGATACCCATCCTGCCATCGCCGTCGCCGAACTGATGCGCCTGCTCGTGGACGAACGGCTGCTCCCCTGGGAAGAGGCATGGGACATTACACGTCGCACGCTTGCCTATACCAACCATACGCTGCTGCCTGAAGCGCTGGAGACGTGGGGTTTGCCGCTTTTTGGACGGTTGCTGCCGCGTCCGCTCGAGATCATCTACGAGATCAACCGGCGGTTCCTCGACGAGGTGCGGCAGCACTATCCGGGCGACGAGGCGCGTGTGGCGCGCATGTCGATCATTGACGAGGCAGGCGAGAAAAAAGTGCGCATGGCGCACTTGTCGACCATCGGTTGCCACGCGGTCAATGGTGTTGCGGCGCTGCATTCCGCGCTTCTCACGCAGACCGTGCTGCGCGACTTTGCGCAGTTGTGGCCCGAACGTTTTCTCAACGTTACGAACGGCGTCACGCCGCGCCGCTTCGTTCTGCTCGCCAATCCAGGGCTCGCCCGGCTTCTTGACGAAACGGTGGGCGAGGGATGGGTCACCGACCTCACGCTGCTTCGGAAACTCGAGGCGCACGCCGGCGATCCGGCGTTTCTGGAAAAGTGGCGTGCAGTGAAGCGGGCGAACAAAAAGGCGCTGGCGCAGCGCATCCGAACCGCCACGGGCGTCATTGTCGATCCCGACGCGCTCTTCGACATTCAGGTAAAGCGTATTCACGAGTACAAGCGACAGCATCTGAACGCGCTTTACGTCATCACGCTTTACCAGCGTCTGCGCCGTAATCGCGAACTGGGTTGCGTGCCGCGCTGTTTCATCTTTGGCGGAAAAGCGGCGCCAGGCTACAAGATGGCGAAACTGATGATCCGGCTGATCACGGGTATCGCCGAGGTCGTGAACAACGACCCCATCGTGGAGGACAGGCTGAAAGTCGTGTTCCTTCCCAACTTCAATGTGAAGAACGCGCAATTCATCTATCCCGCCGCCGATCTGTCCGAGCAGATTTCAACTGCCGGCAAGGAAGCGTCCGGCACCGGCAACATGAAATTCATGATGAACGGCGCGCTCACGATCGGAACGCTGGACGGTGCCAACGTCGAGATCCGCGAGGAAACGGGCGACGAAAACTTCTTTCTATTCGGTCTGACTGCCGAACAGGTGGAATACGTCAAACGCGAAGGCTATCGGCCCGCGCACTATGTCGAAGGCAATGCGGAGTTGCGCGACGTGCTGGACCTGATTGCAGGCGGATACTTTTCGTGTGGCGACCAGGAGGTGTTTCGTCCACTCGTCGAGAACCTGATGCGGGACGATCCATTTCTCGTGCTCGCCGATTACGCAGACTATGTCGCGTGCCAGGAGCGGGTGAGCGAAGTCTGGAAAGACGAGGCACGCTGGACGCGCATGTCGGTCCTCAACACGGCGCGCTCGGGGAAATTCTCGTCCGATCGCGCGATCGGCGAATACTGTGAACGGATCTGGACGATTGCGCCCGTGAGAATCCGCGTTGATCGACCCTGA
- a CDS encoding SDR family oxidoreductase, whose translation MNLAGKTIFMSGGSRGIGLAIALRAARDGANVVIAAKTADPDPRLEGTIHTAAAAVEAAGGKALPLVVDIRDEERVKDAVARTIEVFGGIDILVNNASAIRLTGTLDTPVKRYDLMHGVNGRGTFVCAQACLPHLLNSPNPHILTLSPPLVTDAKWFKDFPAYAIAKYTMSLFTLALAGEFKDRGVAVNSLWPRTAIATAAVRNEIGGTQMIAACRKPEIVADAAHYILTRPSRESSGKFFLDDEVLLAAGVRDFSQYDVEAGAALQADLFVEALPGMLRADNMIKVAKPS comes from the coding sequence ATGAATCTCGCTGGCAAAACAATATTTATGTCAGGTGGCAGTCGGGGTATCGGACTCGCCATTGCACTGCGCGCGGCACGCGACGGAGCGAACGTCGTGATTGCAGCGAAGACGGCCGACCCGGACCCGCGCCTTGAAGGCACGATACATACGGCCGCCGCTGCTGTGGAAGCGGCTGGCGGAAAGGCGCTTCCACTCGTCGTCGACATTCGCGATGAGGAGCGCGTAAAGGACGCCGTTGCCAGGACCATTGAGGTATTCGGCGGGATCGACATACTCGTGAACAATGCGAGTGCCATCCGACTGACGGGAACGCTGGACACACCCGTCAAGCGCTACGACCTGATGCACGGAGTGAACGGCAGGGGCACGTTTGTCTGTGCGCAGGCCTGTCTGCCTCACCTGCTCAATTCGCCTAATCCGCACATCCTGACGCTGTCACCTCCCCTGGTCACAGACGCAAAGTGGTTCAAGGATTTTCCGGCTTACGCCATTGCAAAATACACGATGAGCCTGTTTACGCTGGCGCTCGCTGGCGAGTTCAAGGACCGTGGCGTCGCCGTGAATTCATTGTGGCCAAGAACCGCGATTGCGACTGCCGCGGTGCGCAACGAGATTGGCGGCACGCAGATGATTGCTGCGTGCCGCAAGCCGGAGATAGTTGCCGACGCAGCCCACTATATTCTGACGCGCCCATCAAGGGAGTCCTCCGGAAAATTCTTTCTGGATGACGAAGTTCTATTGGCGGCTGGCGTCCGGGACTTCTCGCAATACGACGTCGAGGCTGGCGCGGCATTGCAGGCAGATCTTTTCGTTGAGGCCTTGCCGGGCATGCTACGGGCGGACAATATGATTAAAGTTGCGAAGCCCTCGTGA
- a CDS encoding YfiR family protein: MDASVRAAGACRASALTRKCATEIAALATSARRGWSASLCHALLAVACALGAAPAAPADTPANTVDPANTARAVTGASPTDPAVSPRDAAVRQVVLGIISFTHWPTPPGRLHLCVTGRPDYAQGLVDTLQAGSTPLEVRRVHFDDSALGAACDVVYLGDLSDAERQQISAAVAGHPVLTIAEHDPSCTAGSMFCLNVDGERVTFDINLDAVARSGVRVHPNVLNLARRPVTP; encoded by the coding sequence ATGGATGCGAGCGTGCGCGCGGCGGGTGCCTGTCGTGCGTCTGCATTGACGCGAAAGTGCGCGACGGAGATCGCCGCGCTGGCGACGTCTGCCCGGCGTGGCTGGTCGGCGTCGCTTTGCCATGCCTTGCTCGCAGTGGCTTGCGCGCTGGGCGCGGCACCGGCTGCGCCCGCCGACACACCCGCCAATACAGTCGATCCAGCCAACACGGCGCGCGCCGTTACCGGCGCGAGCCCTACCGACCCTGCCGTTTCGCCGCGCGACGCCGCCGTGCGCCAGGTCGTGCTGGGCATCATCAGCTTTACGCACTGGCCGACGCCGCCCGGGCGCCTGCACCTGTGCGTGACGGGCCGACCCGACTACGCGCAGGGCCTCGTCGACACGCTGCAGGCCGGCTCGACGCCGCTCGAGGTGCGGCGTGTCCACTTTGATGATTCGGCCCTCGGCGCAGCCTGCGACGTCGTTTATCTTGGCGACCTGAGCGACGCTGAGCGGCAGCAGATCAGCGCCGCCGTGGCTGGCCATCCGGTCCTGACCATTGCGGAACACGATCCGTCGTGCACCGCGGGCAGCATGTTCTGCCTGAATGTCGATGGCGAACGCGTCACGTTCGACATCAATCTCGATGCCGTGGCGCGCAGCGGCGTGCGAGTCCACCCGAATGTGCTCAACCTCGCGCGGCGGCCGGTGACGCCATGA
- a CDS encoding diguanylate cyclase domain-containing protein: MTQPAPPVAPPPAPRLTLQGVLRRAHLRLAFVAVTMAAVSLILVAVIALRAYSGNNLNLLARSLGYTVEAALVFGDRVAATQAIELIAKEEDVAQIVVTDGRGRPFAAWRSPAASAIARLERAVADLALPGPVTVQVRHDGIVVGYVEVRGQGHQFFGFLLGGVGGILACLAVSVLGAYVSSKRVVRSIVAPLRALAGVAHAVRRDRAFDRRVEPAAIAELNELGDDFNALLDEFEDWQNNLRNENASLEHKATHDALTGLPNRLQFEARLKRALGEAMVTQQRVAVLYLDCDRFKEINDCFGHDAGDAVLIAIAARLRTQSREVDLVARLGGDEFAVMLAPMRELASAARIAEDILSGMTLSITLSDGRTVATMMSIGIALYPEHACDANGLLRAADAAMYRAKRARPGSWQFAEGVAGPA, translated from the coding sequence ATGACACAGCCCGCGCCCCCTGTTGCCCCTCCGCCTGCGCCGCGTCTGACGCTGCAAGGCGTATTGCGCCGCGCGCACCTGCGTCTGGCGTTCGTCGCCGTCACAATGGCCGCTGTGTCGTTGATCCTGGTCGCCGTGATCGCATTGCGTGCCTATTCCGGCAACAACCTGAACCTGCTGGCCCGCTCGCTCGGCTATACGGTCGAGGCGGCGCTGGTGTTCGGTGACCGCGTCGCGGCGACCCAGGCGATCGAGCTGATCGCCAAAGAAGAGGACGTGGCCCAGATCGTCGTCACGGATGGCAGGGGCCGGCCGTTCGCGGCATGGCGCTCGCCTGCCGCCAGCGCGATCGCCCGGCTCGAGCGGGCAGTCGCCGACCTTGCGCTGCCCGGGCCCGTGACAGTGCAGGTGCGGCACGACGGCATCGTCGTCGGTTACGTCGAAGTGCGTGGTCAGGGGCACCAGTTCTTCGGCTTCCTGCTGGGCGGCGTCGGCGGCATCCTGGCCTGCCTCGCCGTTAGTGTGCTTGGGGCCTATGTCAGCTCGAAGCGCGTGGTGCGCAGCATTGTCGCTCCCCTGCGTGCGCTGGCTGGCGTCGCCCACGCAGTGCGGCGCGACCGCGCGTTCGATCGACGAGTCGAGCCCGCTGCGATTGCCGAACTGAACGAGCTCGGCGACGATTTCAACGCCTTGCTCGATGAATTCGAAGACTGGCAGAACAACCTGCGCAACGAAAACGCATCGCTCGAGCACAAGGCAACCCACGATGCGCTCACTGGCCTGCCCAACCGTTTGCAGTTCGAGGCTCGCCTCAAGCGCGCCCTCGGCGAGGCCATGGTGACGCAGCAGCGGGTCGCCGTCCTCTATCTCGACTGTGACCGTTTCAAGGAGATCAACGACTGCTTCGGCCATGACGCCGGCGACGCGGTGCTGATCGCTATCGCGGCGCGGCTGCGCACGCAGTCGCGCGAAGTCGACCTCGTGGCACGCCTCGGCGGCGACGAATTCGCCGTGATGCTGGCGCCGATGCGCGAACTGGCCAGCGCCGCCCGCATCGCCGAGGACATACTGTCCGGCATGACGCTGTCGATCACGTTGTCCGATGGCCGCACGGTCGCCACCATGATGAGCATCGGTATTGCGCTGTATCCCGAACACGCGTGCGACGCGAACGGCTTGCTGCGCGCTGCGGATGCGGCGATGTACCGGGCCAAGCGCGCGCGGCCCGGATCGTGGCAGTTCGCCGAAGGTGTCGCCGGACCGGCTTGA
- a CDS encoding OmpA family protein produces the protein MKKHALPARIWRAGIGSALLLCLLLGGCQTPPLYRGLTHKQVEALTSAGFEETGQGFEFGLTGPILFDFDRYNLKPDARRIVERIGHTLTSAGLTSVRVYGYSDAEGSSAYDLELSRRRAEVVALELVDTGLPAEHVEIIGKGKRDPVGDNRTEAGRAQNRRVAIVVAPR, from the coding sequence ATGAAGAAACACGCGTTACCTGCACGCATCTGGCGTGCAGGCATTGGGAGCGCACTGCTCCTGTGTTTGCTCCTTGGGGGCTGCCAAACGCCGCCGCTTTACCGCGGTCTGACGCACAAGCAAGTCGAGGCGCTCACGTCTGCGGGATTCGAGGAGACCGGGCAGGGTTTCGAGTTCGGCTTGACCGGCCCCATCCTGTTCGACTTCGACCGCTACAACCTCAAGCCCGACGCCCGCCGGATCGTCGAGCGAATTGGCCACACGCTTACGTCGGCAGGGCTTACCAGTGTGCGCGTGTATGGCTACAGCGACGCGGAGGGCTCGAGCGCCTATGACCTTGAGTTGTCCAGACGCCGTGCCGAGGTCGTAGCACTCGAACTCGTCGACACCGGGCTGCCTGCCGAACACGTCGAGATCATTGGGAAAGGCAAGCGCGATCCGGTGGGCGACAACCGCACGGAAGCCGGCCGCGCACAAAACCGCCGGGTCGCAATTGTCGTCGCGCCGCGCTGA
- a CDS encoding branched-chain amino acid aminotransferase, whose amino-acid sequence MNTETTAQFTISPIETPTPHDQITASITNPVFGRVFTDHMVTVRWTSTLGWHDAKVEPRRPFQIDPACAVLHYAQEIFEGMKAYRGEDGSISLFRPLENARRFRASAARMSMAELPETLFVGAVDALVKVDRAWVPGGDGSLYLRPFMFASESFLGVRASNEYVFCVIASPVGPYFKPGKTAVTVWVSDHYTRAAPGGTGAAKCGGNYAASLIAQTEAAAKGCDQVVFLDAAEHKWIEELGGMNVFFVMDDGSLRTPPLSGTILPGITRASIIELARQEGMTVSEEPYAFETWQADAISGRVKEAFACGTAAVVTAIGEVRHVAGEFKIGDGGEGPVTQQIRTTLTGIQRGKIADPFGWTHKVE is encoded by the coding sequence ATGAATACTGAAACAACTGCGCAATTTACTATTTCGCCCATCGAGACACCTACCCCACACGATCAGATCACCGCGAGTATTACGAACCCGGTATTTGGTCGCGTGTTCACCGATCACATGGTGACTGTTCGATGGACAAGTACCCTTGGCTGGCACGACGCGAAAGTCGAGCCGCGCCGGCCGTTTCAGATTGACCCCGCCTGCGCCGTCCTGCACTACGCGCAGGAAATATTTGAGGGCATGAAAGCCTATCGCGGCGAAGACGGCTCGATCTCGCTTTTCAGGCCTCTCGAGAACGCAAGGCGGTTTCGCGCGTCGGCCGCGCGCATGTCCATGGCCGAACTCCCCGAAACACTCTTTGTCGGCGCAGTGGATGCTCTCGTGAAGGTGGATCGGGCCTGGGTTCCTGGGGGAGATGGCAGCCTGTACCTTCGGCCCTTCATGTTTGCATCCGAAAGTTTTCTCGGTGTGCGCGCGTCGAATGAGTACGTGTTCTGTGTGATTGCCTCGCCCGTTGGGCCGTATTTCAAGCCGGGCAAGACCGCGGTCACTGTTTGGGTGTCTGACCACTACACGCGTGCGGCACCGGGTGGAACAGGCGCAGCCAAATGCGGTGGAAATTATGCTGCCAGCCTGATTGCGCAAACCGAGGCGGCAGCGAAAGGCTGCGACCAGGTTGTGTTCCTTGACGCCGCGGAACACAAATGGATCGAAGAACTGGGTGGCATGAACGTTTTCTTCGTGATGGACGACGGTTCGCTGCGTACACCGCCGCTATCCGGCACCATCTTGCCCGGTATTACGCGTGCTTCCATTATTGAGTTGGCGAGACAGGAGGGCATGACAGTCTCCGAAGAGCCTTATGCATTTGAAACGTGGCAAGCCGATGCAATCAGTGGCCGCGTCAAGGAGGCCTTCGCCTGTGGTACGGCAGCGGTCGTGACGGCCATCGGAGAGGTTCGTCACGTTGCGGGCGAATTCAAGATCGGAGATGGCGGCGAAGGACCTGTCACGCAACAGATTCGCACGACGCTCACCGGCATTCAGCGCGGCAAGATTGCGGACCCGTTCGGGTGGACCCACAAGGTTGAATGA